One part of the Acetoanaerobium sticklandii genome encodes these proteins:
- a CDS encoding LysM peptidoglycan-binding domain-containing protein, producing MKQILRQDDSDRLLSAMQFRDYVWPNNPTTFETSFIKKTVQNHYPFTNFVEIEELGIIREMKGEGEFVGEGAYEEFSKMAVKCFYGTEAGLLKHPTLAPTMVKMTELKLMQEPTPNYVKYSFTFQENKPPVANAVSIPTVVQNNTVNDAVKLLESTKENADTPITNIDYKIKQGDTLTRIAKQYGTTIDEILKLNKGIKNPNLIIAGKNLNIPVKAK from the coding sequence GTGAAGCAAATATTGAGGCAAGACGATTCGGACAGGCTTTTATCAGCTATGCAATTTAGAGATTATGTCTGGCCAAACAATCCAACGACATTTGAAACATCTTTTATTAAAAAGACTGTTCAAAATCATTATCCTTTTACTAACTTTGTTGAGATAGAAGAACTAGGAATAATAAGAGAAATGAAAGGTGAAGGAGAATTTGTAGGCGAAGGAGCTTATGAAGAGTTTTCAAAAATGGCTGTTAAGTGTTTTTATGGTACTGAAGCTGGACTTTTAAAGCATCCTACTTTAGCACCTACTATGGTAAAAATGACAGAATTAAAGCTAATGCAAGAACCTACACCAAACTATGTTAAATACTCATTTACTTTTCAGGAGAATAAACCACCTGTAGCTAATGCAGTTAGTATTCCTACGGTAGTGCAAAACAATACTGTAAATGATGCTGTTAAATTGCTAGAAAGTACTAAAGAAAATGCTGATACTCCAATTACTAATATAGATTACAAGATTAAACAAGGTGATACTCTTACTAGAATTGCTAAACAGTATGGTACAACTATTGATGAAATACTTAAATTGAATAAAGGCATTAAGAATCCTAATTTGATTATAGCTGGAAAGAATTTGAATATTCCTGTGAAAGCGAAGTGA
- a CDS encoding phage tail tape measure protein has product MAEAKEVGIILGAKDEYQDSLSKFRNSVSRTKSETEKAGNSISSQFSKITNAADKLNNKLGAVDKAIGRTFKIGATGVTAYAGIVTKDLFQLNAGLSKINTLYDQTAQSQKVMTKDIIETWKLIPQNFTQITQSMYDSISASLDPKNAASAARKFAMGAVAGATDNMSAVVKAVMGTKNAYGMDDSTLTEIMDVQFATIKAGIVEYEELAAALGTGIMPAAQASGIDYKAVYAGLAQLTKNNMPANVSATSMIQLFNKLTDSDGIKSFKKFGVDIQDTSGHTRDLLDITKDLFNEFEKRGMTSEARKGFLKDLLGSDEAARAILPLVQNVKDFEKTYDAVVNKSKGMAKEAYIDQMDNVVNQFKVILKGITGVGLDYALQFSPFMDAITAPFKKKMLLEMDIAELTEGINSESNPKIRKQMMVERELMLDELENIDLTPIEEWKNALDESVNNLKALNPELAAMAETIGGFFLSFMGEEGAEKRENVATGIKVAGGAYLSIKALSIMKHIGDLFNWLGGLGNNNKTLPGIGNSISSMIVNAGVVNVNGAGVSPANSSLPSSTTKGGPMGFIMNTIGSAISLGIIYAISKNAIDKNKEYLAMTPEERTNQNIALMRRTKEDLKPRGHEKYPYSPAKNKMTIQPKEINGTLIAAMKDTMDKMKASEMNINTTVPVEVKSNPNVTVKVLLDGANIPGRVITTTSNNFSSTRKEIERTERRMGGPTK; this is encoded by the coding sequence ATGGCTGAAGCTAAAGAAGTAGGTATTATTCTTGGTGCTAAAGATGAATACCAAGATTCATTAAGCAAGTTTAGAAATAGCGTTTCAAGAACAAAATCTGAAACTGAAAAAGCAGGGAATAGTATCTCTTCACAATTTTCTAAAATAACTAATGCAGCAGATAAATTAAATAATAAATTAGGCGCTGTTGATAAGGCTATTGGAAGAACATTTAAGATAGGAGCTACTGGAGTAACAGCTTATGCAGGAATAGTTACAAAGGATTTATTTCAGTTAAATGCTGGATTATCTAAAATAAACACATTATATGACCAAACTGCTCAGAGTCAAAAGGTAATGACTAAAGATATTATTGAAACTTGGAAGCTTATTCCACAGAATTTCACTCAGATAACTCAAAGTATGTATGATTCAATATCTGCTTCTCTTGACCCTAAGAATGCTGCTAGTGCCGCTAGAAAATTTGCGATGGGAGCAGTTGCAGGAGCTACTGATAATATGTCTGCTGTTGTTAAAGCAGTTATGGGAACTAAAAATGCTTATGGAATGGACGATAGCACTTTAACAGAAATAATGGATGTTCAATTTGCAACTATAAAAGCTGGTATTGTTGAATATGAAGAATTGGCGGCTGCACTTGGTACTGGTATTATGCCTGCTGCGCAAGCTTCAGGTATTGATTACAAAGCAGTATATGCTGGATTAGCACAACTTACTAAGAATAACATGCCTGCAAATGTCTCAGCGACTTCAATGATTCAGTTATTTAACAAGCTTACTGACTCTGATGGAATAAAATCATTTAAGAAATTTGGAGTAGACATTCAAGATACTAGTGGTCATACAAGAGACTTGCTTGATATAACTAAAGATTTATTTAATGAGTTTGAAAAAAGGGGAATGACATCAGAAGCTAGAAAAGGATTCTTGAAAGATTTGCTAGGCTCTGATGAAGCAGCTCGTGCTATTCTTCCACTAGTTCAAAATGTAAAAGATTTTGAAAAGACATATGATGCTGTTGTTAATAAGTCTAAAGGAATGGCTAAAGAAGCGTATATTGACCAAATGGATAATGTTGTTAATCAATTTAAAGTTATATTAAAAGGTATTACAGGAGTAGGTTTGGATTATGCTCTTCAATTTTCTCCATTTATGGATGCCATTACAGCTCCATTTAAGAAAAAAATGCTATTAGAAATGGATATAGCTGAGCTAACTGAGGGAATTAATTCAGAAAGCAATCCTAAAATTAGAAAACAAATGATGGTTGAAAGAGAATTAATGCTAGACGAATTAGAAAATATAGACCTAACACCTATTGAAGAATGGAAAAACGCTTTAGATGAATCTGTAAATAATCTTAAAGCTTTAAATCCTGAACTTGCAGCTATGGCAGAGACTATTGGAGGATTCTTTTTATCATTCATGGGAGAAGAGGGAGCCGAAAAAAGAGAAAATGTTGCTACTGGAATAAAAGTTGCAGGAGGAGCTTACCTAAGTATAAAAGCACTATCAATCATGAAACATATTGGAGATTTATTTAATTGGTTAGGTGGGTTGGGTAATAACAACAAGACTTTACCTGGAATAGGCAATTCAATTTCAAGTATGATTGTAAATGCTGGGGTAGTAAATGTTAACGGAGCAGGAGTATCACCAGCAAATTCTTCATTACCATCATCTACAACTAAGGGTGGTCCCATGGGATTCATTATGAATACAATTGGCAGCGCTATATCATTAGGTATAATTTATGCTATCAGCAAAAATGCTATAGATAAGAATAAAGAATATTTGGCAATGACTCCAGAAGAAAGAACCAATCAAAATATAGCATTGATGAGAAGAACGAAAGAGGATTTAAAACCAAGAGGGCATGAGAAATATCCATATTCTCCTGCTAAAAATAAAATGACAATTCAACCTAAAGAAATAAATGGAACATTGATAGCAGCTATGAAAGATACTATGGATAAAATGAAAGCTTCTGAGATGAATATAAACACTACTGTACCAGTTGAAGTAAAGAGTAATCCTAATGTTACTGTAAAAGTATTATTAGACGGAGCAAATATTCCAGGAAGAGTAATAACTACTACTAGCAACAATTTTAGTTCTACTAGAAAAGAAATAGAAAGAACAGAAAGAAGAATGGGAGGCCCTACAAAATAA